A single Thermoleophilia bacterium DNA region contains:
- a CDS encoding aconitase X catalytic domain-containing protein, which translates to MELTSLERDMLDGRHGEGVALAMKVQVGTGKAFYAKRMVPITRAHVAASAQEGDLYFVSRLVEAGARCQISPTINPSMDLDYIAEHLWEPQADARARVEASNEMYRRIGATMTLSCTPEVEKNVPAFGEVVAFSESSASPYVNSVLGARTNRESSISALCAAVTGRAPEYGFLLDENRRGEVLVAVEAKVEDDFDWSLLGYAFPRKWKGPEVPVFTGIERRPTPEGFVQFGAELATAGSVAMYHVVGVTPEAPTVEAAFGGNPVKAEVTITQDDLDCVREMFRGDPGPIEFAMLGCPHLSIRQVGEIAQLCDGKRFAVDTWILVSSLTLDLAERMGYLSAIRRAGGHVIADTCMDIPGIWDYYYNKPGVTESQKCAFYCQVYGQRFAVRPLAQAIQAALAGEVVA; encoded by the coding sequence ATGGAGCTCACGAGTCTCGAGCGCGACATGCTCGACGGCCGCCACGGCGAGGGCGTGGCGCTGGCGATGAAGGTGCAGGTCGGCACGGGTAAGGCCTTCTACGCCAAGCGCATGGTCCCGATCACGCGTGCCCATGTGGCTGCCAGTGCTCAGGAGGGCGATCTCTACTTCGTCAGTCGGCTGGTGGAGGCCGGTGCGCGCTGTCAGATCTCGCCGACGATCAATCCCAGCATGGATCTCGACTACATCGCCGAGCATCTCTGGGAGCCGCAAGCCGACGCTCGTGCCCGCGTTGAGGCGAGCAACGAGATGTACCGGCGTATCGGCGCGACCATGACGCTGAGCTGTACGCCGGAGGTCGAGAAGAACGTCCCCGCCTTCGGCGAAGTCGTGGCCTTCTCGGAGTCGAGCGCCTCACCTTACGTGAACTCGGTGCTCGGCGCGCGCACCAATCGTGAGTCGTCGATCAGCGCGCTCTGCGCCGCGGTCACAGGGCGCGCGCCCGAGTACGGCTTCCTGCTCGACGAGAACCGTCGCGGCGAGGTTCTCGTCGCCGTCGAAGCCAAAGTTGAGGACGACTTCGATTGGAGCCTGCTCGGGTATGCCTTCCCGCGCAAGTGGAAGGGTCCGGAGGTGCCGGTGTTCACCGGTATCGAGCGGCGTCCTACGCCTGAGGGCTTCGTGCAGTTCGGCGCCGAGCTGGCGACGGCAGGCTCGGTGGCCATGTATCACGTTGTCGGGGTCACCCCCGAGGCGCCGACGGTTGAGGCGGCGTTCGGCGGCAACCCAGTCAAGGCAGAGGTGACGATCACCCAGGACGATCTGGATTGCGTGCGTGAGATGTTTCGCGGTGATCCTGGGCCCATCGAGTTCGCGATGCTCGGCTGTCCTCACCTCAGCATCCGTCAGGTGGGCGAGATCGCTCAGCTCTGCGACGGCAAGCGTTTCGCCGTCGACACCTGGATTCTGGTGAGCTCGCTGACACTCGACCTCGCCGAGCGCATGGGCTACCTGAGCGCGATTCGCCGCGCTGGCGGTCACGTGATCGCCGACACGTGCATGGACATCCCCGGCATCTGGGACTACTACTACAACAAGCCAGGCGTCACCGAATCGCAGAAGTGCGCCTTCTACTGTCAGGTCTACGGCCAGCGCTTCGCCGTGCGCCCGCTGGCGCAGGCGATCCAAGCGGCGCTCGCCGGGGAGGTCGTCGCATGA
- a CDS encoding NAD(P)-dependent oxidoreductase — MRVVIIDGLNVVPDDVARLRAHAEVRVFDDVPATPAEIVARADGAAAILNSWTRIDADVFAHLPALRMVSLAATGTDLIDLEAAARYGVTVCSVPQYASAAVAELTIGLMLAVARHIPAVDREVRRVGAIEWSAPAGVELCGKTLGVVGTGAIGRRVARVARCLGMELVGYDPLPDDALRDELGLRYATLPEVLAASDVVTMHAPLMAKTQGMLGREELRLIPAGGMLINAARARLVDQDALYDALRDGHLAGAGLDDIDLTRPSGRGLLAMENVVVTPHVGYKTSEAVATLAATCAENVVRFLDGDPQNVVAPPAP; from the coding sequence GTGCGTGTCGTCATCATCGACGGTTTGAACGTGGTGCCGGACGACGTGGCGCGCCTGCGTGCACATGCAGAGGTGCGTGTGTTCGACGACGTGCCGGCGACGCCGGCGGAGATCGTCGCCCGCGCCGACGGTGCCGCCGCGATTCTCAATAGCTGGACGCGCATAGACGCTGACGTGTTCGCGCATCTGCCTGCCCTGCGCATGGTCTCGCTGGCCGCCACCGGCACCGATCTCATCGATCTCGAGGCGGCCGCACGGTACGGCGTGACCGTCTGCTCGGTGCCTCAGTACGCCAGCGCTGCGGTTGCCGAGCTCACGATCGGATTGATGCTCGCGGTAGCGCGGCACATTCCGGCGGTGGACCGCGAGGTGCGTCGCGTCGGCGCCATCGAATGGTCTGCGCCCGCAGGGGTAGAACTCTGCGGCAAGACACTCGGTGTCGTCGGCACAGGCGCCATCGGCCGGCGCGTGGCGCGCGTGGCTCGCTGCCTGGGTATGGAACTCGTCGGCTACGATCCCCTGCCGGACGACGCTCTCCGCGACGAGCTCGGCCTGCGCTACGCGACCTTGCCCGAGGTGCTCGCGGCCAGCGACGTGGTCACCATGCACGCACCGCTCATGGCGAAGACGCAGGGGATGCTGGGCCGCGAGGAGTTGCGTCTCATCCCCGCCGGCGGCATGCTCATCAATGCGGCGCGGGCACGGCTGGTCGATCAGGACGCGCTGTACGATGCGCTGCGCGACGGGCATCTCGCCGGCGCCGGCCTCGACGACATCGACCTCACGCGCCCGAGCGGGCGTGGGTTGTTGGCGATGGAGAACGTGGTCGTGACGCCGCACGTCGGCTACAAGACGAGCGAAGCGGTCGCGACGCTGGCGGCGACCTGCGCCGAGAACGTCGTGCGGTTCCTCGACGGTGATCCGCAGAATGTGGTGGCGCCTCCGGCGCCGTAG
- a CDS encoding aminotransferase class I/II-fold pyridoxal phosphate-dependent enzyme — MSTGDITTSFRDAAKGLDFYWPGASVTEACERYGLRPEEVAKMASNENAYGSSPAALAAAGEALTHAAVYPSAKYDYAGLKRAFAGYAGVPAEMIVPGPGSEAVARYITHLFVGPGDEVITGAQSYDGHRWVSQLMGGFVREVPLVDYRYDLDAMLAALNERTRIVWLCNPINPTGTVLSRAEAQRVVDAVPSNVAIVFDQAYREYVDAPDYGDGVEFLLAGHRNVIVLRTLSKVFGLAAMRLGYGIADPTIGKIIDSTCEPFHLSGPACAAGVAAVTDDLGWAQRHRDLIVGERARLQKGLAELGLGVVPSQGNFVLFDVGADAMDLYERLMSHGIILRLGCIWQYDTHLRVTVGTPAQNDRLLTALAHELSV, encoded by the coding sequence ATGAGTACCGGCGATATCACGACGAGCTTCCGCGACGCGGCCAAGGGCCTCGACTTCTACTGGCCCGGAGCCAGCGTGACCGAGGCCTGCGAGCGCTACGGACTGCGTCCGGAAGAAGTCGCCAAGATGGCCTCCAACGAGAACGCCTACGGTTCGTCGCCGGCGGCGCTTGCGGCTGCCGGCGAGGCGCTCACCCACGCCGCGGTCTACCCGTCGGCCAAGTACGACTACGCCGGCCTCAAGCGGGCCTTTGCCGGCTACGCCGGGGTGCCCGCGGAGATGATCGTGCCGGGACCCGGTTCGGAGGCGGTGGCGCGCTACATCACGCACCTCTTCGTAGGCCCGGGCGACGAAGTCATCACCGGGGCGCAGAGCTACGACGGCCACCGCTGGGTTTCGCAGCTCATGGGCGGCTTCGTCCGCGAGGTGCCGCTGGTCGACTACCGCTACGACCTCGATGCTATGCTGGCGGCCCTCAACGAGCGCACACGCATCGTCTGGCTCTGTAACCCGATCAACCCAACGGGCACCGTGCTCTCCCGCGCCGAGGCACAGCGCGTCGTCGACGCGGTGCCGTCCAACGTCGCCATCGTCTTCGACCAGGCCTACCGCGAGTACGTCGACGCTCCCGACTACGGCGACGGCGTCGAGTTCCTGCTCGCCGGCCATCGCAACGTCATCGTCCTGCGCACGCTCTCCAAGGTCTTCGGTCTCGCCGCCATGCGCCTGGGCTACGGCATCGCCGACCCCACCATCGGGAAGATCATCGACAGCACCTGCGAGCCGTTTCACCTCAGTGGTCCGGCCTGCGCCGCCGGCGTCGCCGCCGTCACCGACGATCTTGGCTGGGCACAGCGGCACCGCGATCTCATCGTCGGCGAGCGTGCGCGCCTGCAGAAGGGCCTCGCCGAGCTTGGACTGGGCGTGGTCCCGAGTCAGGGGAACTTCGTACTCTTCGACGTCGGCGCGGACGCCATGGACCTCTACGAGCGCCTCATGAGCCACGGCATCATCCTGCGCCTGGGCTGCATCTGGCAGTACGACACGCACCTGCGCGTCACCGTGGGGACGCCGGCGCAGAACGACCGCCTACTGACGGCGCTGGCGCACGAGCTCAGCGTCTGA
- a CDS encoding arginase family protein: MNQRGISPVTFLGAPRADEIAVAARYAFLGIPYGVPYAAVDPSSAPHAAAANAVRAASQVYLDALDHYDFDLGGAPFPDGVAGVLADCGDVAGDPCDARAGAARATATVARIAAAGAVPLVVGGDHSIPPLVVRGLPSEEPLDVLQVDAHLDYRNDVDGVPDGFSSPIRRLRDLPWVRRVVQVGLRDIGSARQAEVDAAAAAGNVLVTAAEVHTRGVDWIVELFEPGARVYVTIDVDGLDPSCAPGTLWPAPGGLWHWQTARLVHQIVTRCRLAGMDVCEFVPGRDLQGHTALLITRLVMLAAAADARRAGLPPLRR; the protein is encoded by the coding sequence GTGAACCAGCGCGGCATCTCGCCCGTGACGTTCTTGGGCGCGCCGCGCGCCGACGAGATCGCGGTGGCGGCGCGCTACGCGTTTCTCGGCATTCCCTACGGCGTGCCGTACGCTGCCGTCGATCCGTCGTCCGCGCCGCACGCAGCCGCCGCGAACGCGGTGCGCGCGGCTTCGCAGGTGTACCTCGACGCCCTCGACCACTACGACTTCGATCTTGGTGGCGCGCCGTTCCCAGATGGTGTCGCCGGCGTGCTCGCCGATTGCGGCGACGTCGCCGGCGATCCTTGCGATGCGCGCGCCGGCGCGGCTCGGGCGACCGCGACTGTGGCGCGCATCGCGGCCGCAGGAGCGGTCCCGCTCGTGGTGGGCGGCGACCACTCCATACCGCCTCTCGTGGTACGCGGCCTGCCCAGCGAGGAGCCGCTCGACGTTCTCCAAGTGGACGCCCACCTGGACTACCGCAATGATGTCGATGGCGTCCCGGACGGCTTCTCGAGCCCCATCAGGCGCTTGCGTGACCTGCCTTGGGTGCGCCGCGTTGTGCAGGTCGGCCTGCGCGATATCGGCAGCGCTAGGCAGGCCGAGGTCGACGCGGCCGCAGCCGCCGGCAATGTCCTCGTTACGGCGGCCGAGGTGCACACGCGCGGTGTGGACTGGATCGTCGAGCTATTCGAACCGGGCGCGCGGGTCTATGTGACGATTGACGTCGACGGACTCGATCCAAGTTGCGCGCCCGGCACTCTGTGGCCGGCGCCCGGCGGCCTCTGGCACTGGCAGACGGCTCGACTTGTGCACCAGATAGTGACTCGCTGTCGTCTGGCGGGGATGGATGTCTGCGAGTTCGTCCCGGGACGCGATCTGCAGGGACACACGGCACTGCTGATCACGCGACTTGTGATGCTCGCCGCCGCGGCGGACGCGCGCCGCGCGGGTCTCCCGCCGCTCAGACGCTGA
- the sucD gene encoding succinate--CoA ligase subunit alpha has product MAILVDEHSRVLVQGVTGREGAFHTARMRASGTNVVAGVSPGKGGRDVDGLPIFDTVAEAVAETSADVSVVFVPARFARDAMIEAADAGIKLVVCVTEGIPVRDMAEVAAHLAAAGATLIGPNCPGIISPGRCSAGIMPADVFMPGRVGIVSRSGTLTYEAVHELTNAGIGQSTAVGMGGDPIHGVGFIECLERFEADPETDAIVLIGEIGGDDEEQAAKYVLANVWKPVVAYVAGYSAPPGKRMGHAGAIVQGASGTAAEKRAALQRAGIPVAASPRDLAAIVMTLFARTTTH; this is encoded by the coding sequence ATGGCGATTCTGGTCGACGAGCATAGTCGCGTCCTCGTGCAGGGTGTTACCGGCCGCGAGGGTGCCTTCCACACGGCGCGCATGCGCGCCAGTGGCACCAACGTCGTCGCGGGGGTTTCTCCCGGCAAGGGCGGTCGCGACGTCGACGGCCTGCCGATCTTCGACACGGTTGCCGAGGCAGTGGCCGAGACGAGCGCCGACGTCTCTGTGGTCTTTGTGCCGGCGCGCTTCGCCCGCGACGCCATGATCGAGGCCGCCGACGCCGGCATCAAGCTAGTCGTTTGCGTGACCGAGGGCATTCCTGTACGCGACATGGCCGAGGTCGCCGCCCACCTGGCGGCCGCCGGCGCCACGCTGATCGGCCCCAACTGCCCCGGCATCATCTCGCCCGGTCGTTGCAGCGCCGGGATCATGCCGGCCGACGTCTTCATGCCCGGCCGGGTCGGCATCGTCTCGCGCTCCGGCACGCTGACGTATGAGGCGGTTCACGAGTTGACGAACGCCGGCATCGGGCAGTCGACGGCCGTAGGCATGGGGGGCGATCCCATCCACGGCGTCGGGTTCATCGAGTGTCTCGAGCGCTTCGAGGCCGACCCAGAGACAGATGCCATCGTGCTCATCGGTGAGATCGGCGGCGACGACGAAGAGCAGGCGGCCAAGTACGTACTCGCGAACGTCTGGAAGCCGGTTGTGGCTTATGTCGCCGGCTACAGCGCTCCGCCGGGCAAGCGCATGGGTCATGCCGGCGCTATTGTGCAGGGCGCCTCGGGGACGGCGGCGGAGAAGCGTGCGGCGCTGCAGCGCGCGGGTATCCCCGTAGCCGCCAGTCCGCGGGACCTCGCCGCCATCGTCATGACGCTCTTCGCTCGCACTACGACGCACTAG
- the sucC gene encoding ADP-forming succinate--CoA ligase subunit beta: protein MDLLEHEGKQLFAAAGLPVLPSAVATTAAAAREAATGLGLPVVVKAQVESGGRGKAGGVRVCRDLDEVATAADEILTMTIGGRPVTGLLLEPAVDIELELYLAIAVSRAERAPVLIFSRHGGVDIEEIARNHFEAIVRRPLDPLLGPADYQVRDVLRAAALDGERRSPNGRPLKEVLAAIVRALWRLYHDRDATLVEINPLAVTTAGELICLDSKVTIDDNALGRQPELAESRRDSDVETRARNAGLAYVELEGDIGVLGNGAGLVMATMDQIETAGGAAANFCDIGGGAGAARVKVALSLITSSPRVAAVLVNVFGGITRCDEVARGLLEAFAETCLEVPVVVRLDGNVGDEGRAILAAGQVPGVTIAASPAEAVRLVVAAARDAAATPGAEV, encoded by the coding sequence GTGGATCTGCTCGAACACGAGGGGAAGCAGCTGTTCGCCGCGGCGGGCTTGCCGGTGCTACCGTCGGCGGTGGCGACGACGGCCGCCGCGGCACGAGAGGCGGCCACGGGGCTCGGGCTGCCGGTGGTCGTCAAGGCGCAGGTTGAGTCCGGAGGTCGTGGTAAGGCAGGCGGCGTGCGTGTGTGTCGCGATCTCGACGAGGTCGCGACCGCCGCGGACGAGATCCTGACGATGACGATCGGCGGTCGTCCTGTAACCGGCCTGCTGCTCGAGCCGGCCGTCGACATCGAGCTCGAGCTCTACTTGGCGATTGCCGTCTCGCGTGCGGAGCGGGCGCCTGTGCTCATCTTCTCTCGTCACGGTGGGGTCGATATCGAGGAGATCGCCCGCAATCACTTCGAGGCGATCGTGCGGCGGCCGCTCGACCCGCTGCTCGGCCCCGCGGACTACCAGGTTCGTGACGTGTTGCGCGCGGCCGCGCTCGACGGTGAGCGGCGGTCGCCTAACGGACGGCCGCTCAAAGAAGTGCTGGCGGCCATCGTTCGCGCCCTCTGGCGGCTGTATCACGATCGCGACGCGACGCTCGTCGAGATCAACCCCTTGGCGGTGACCACCGCCGGTGAGCTCATCTGTTTGGACAGCAAGGTGACGATCGACGACAACGCGCTTGGACGGCAGCCAGAGCTCGCCGAGAGCCGCCGCGACAGCGATGTGGAGACACGGGCGCGCAACGCAGGTCTGGCGTACGTGGAGCTTGAGGGCGACATCGGCGTGCTCGGCAACGGCGCCGGGCTCGTGATGGCGACGATGGATCAGATCGAGACCGCGGGAGGAGCCGCCGCCAACTTCTGCGACATCGGCGGTGGCGCCGGCGCGGCTCGCGTCAAGGTAGCCCTGAGTCTGATCACTTCGTCGCCACGTGTCGCCGCGGTGCTCGTCAACGTCTTCGGCGGCATCACTCGCTGCGATGAGGTCGCGCGCGGACTGCTCGAGGCGTTCGCCGAAACCTGTCTTGAGGTACCCGTCGTCGTGCGGCTCGACGGCAATGTCGGCGACGAGGGTCGCGCCATTCTGGCCGCGGGGCAGGTGCCCGGCGTAACCATTGCGGCAAGCCCGGCTGAGGCGGTTCGTTTGGTCGTCGCTGCCGCTCGTGACGCGGCGGCCACCCCCGGCGCGGAGGTCTGA
- a CDS encoding 2-oxoacid:acceptor oxidoreductase family protein, whose protein sequence is MREIGAQERLEIRLSGSGGQGVLLGATILAEAATALGRHVVQAQNYGPAARGGASMAEVIISDEEIDYPEVVAPRASLCLSQEAWDTYAAATAADGLVVYDSGLISPQSELPALRLLGIRFTELATQRLGKAVVANIVALGALVALTELLPADAVQEAVVQRVPPRFRDLNVEAFRLGMDVASATEGAVR, encoded by the coding sequence ATGCGTGAGATCGGGGCGCAGGAGCGCCTAGAGATCCGACTCTCGGGGTCCGGGGGTCAAGGCGTATTGCTCGGCGCCACTATTCTGGCGGAGGCGGCGACGGCGCTCGGCCGCCACGTCGTTCAGGCGCAGAACTACGGCCCGGCGGCCCGTGGCGGCGCCTCGATGGCCGAGGTCATCATCAGCGATGAGGAGATCGACTATCCGGAGGTCGTCGCGCCGCGCGCGAGTCTGTGTCTGTCTCAGGAGGCGTGGGATACATACGCGGCCGCCACGGCCGCCGACGGTCTCGTGGTGTACGACTCGGGACTCATCTCACCGCAGAGCGAACTGCCGGCACTGCGCCTTCTCGGCATCCGCTTCACCGAGCTTGCCACGCAGCGTCTGGGGAAGGCGGTAGTAGCCAACATCGTCGCCCTCGGGGCGCTCGTGGCGCTCACCGAACTGCTGCCCGCCGACGCGGTGCAGGAGGCGGTCGTGCAACGTGTGCCGCCGCGTTTCCGGGACTTGAACGTCGAGGCGTTCCGCTTGGGCATGGACGTGGCATCGGCTACGGAGGGCGCGGTGCGCTGA
- a CDS encoding thiamine pyrophosphate-dependent enzyme: MTALVDRRALEESSVNCVAPRIDPRPTHEITKWLRTASTIWCPGCSNGITTRALIDALIGLELDPDKVVVIAGIGCSGRVAQYMNCSTVHTAHGRALPVAIGAKAADPDLHVIVVMGDGDSTAIGGNHLIHAARRNVNLTAVVFNNSIYGMTGGQTSPATHVGGFSTTSAYGNVEPAFDISELARAAGATYVARGTPLDYRQLVQLIAGAIVHRGFSLVEAMATCPTYYGRFNLTADPADFLLTQKDRAVPVDRFDAGESRTRDRYPVGVLYHAERAELISSLEDVRRRARAAEEDGNA, encoded by the coding sequence ATGACGGCGCTGGTCGACAGGCGCGCTCTGGAGGAATCGAGCGTCAACTGCGTGGCCCCGCGAATTGACCCGCGGCCGACGCACGAGATCACCAAGTGGCTACGTACGGCGTCTACGATTTGGTGTCCCGGGTGCTCCAATGGGATCACGACACGGGCGCTCATCGACGCGCTGATAGGTCTCGAGCTCGATCCCGACAAGGTGGTCGTCATCGCCGGCATCGGCTGCAGCGGTCGCGTGGCGCAGTACATGAACTGCAGCACGGTGCACACCGCGCACGGAAGGGCCTTGCCGGTGGCGATCGGCGCCAAGGCCGCCGATCCCGATCTGCACGTCATCGTCGTCATGGGCGACGGCGACAGTACCGCCATCGGCGGCAATCACCTCATTCATGCCGCGCGGCGCAACGTCAATCTGACCGCGGTCGTCTTCAACAACTCGATCTACGGAATGACGGGTGGGCAGACGAGTCCGGCGACGCACGTCGGTGGCTTCTCCACGACGAGCGCGTACGGCAATGTGGAGCCGGCGTTCGATATCTCCGAGTTGGCGCGTGCCGCGGGAGCGACCTACGTCGCCCGCGGCACGCCCCTCGACTACCGTCAACTCGTGCAGCTCATCGCCGGAGCGATCGTGCACCGCGGCTTCTCGCTGGTAGAGGCCATGGCGACTTGCCCGACGTACTACGGCCGCTTCAACCTCACCGCGGATCCTGCGGACTTCCTCCTCACGCAGAAGGACCGCGCTGTACCGGTGGATAGGTTCGACGCCGGCGAGTCGCGCACGCGCGACCGCTATCCGGTAGGCGTGCTCTACCACGCCGAGAGGGCCGAGCTCATCTCCAGCCTCGAGGACGTGCGCCGTCGCGCACGGGCGGCCGAGGAGGACGGCAATGCGTGA
- a CDS encoding 2-oxoacid:acceptor oxidoreductase subunit alpha, with protein sequence MSLPPVLLQGNEAIAEGAIAAGARFFAGYPITPSTEIAEVLSRRMPQVGGTFLQMEDEIAAIAAICGASLAGQKALTATSGPGFSLMQEMIGFASMAQIPCVIVNVMRGGPSTGLPTEPSQGDMMQARWGTHGEHSVIALVPSGVRECYTLTVEAFAMAEQYRTPVIILSDALIGHMREAVRLPSPDELFVPERREPSCGPEEYDTLVSTLDNILPRPALGSKYRVHVTGLVYDRRTGAPDTGNPEVANDLGRYLREKIYYHRDAIARVEEIEMEDAEVAIFAYGSVARSARAVVKWARAQGVRLGLVRPITMWPFPTRAVNHMAEQVRTVIVPEMNLRQIAWEVRAAVAGRAKVVDYGRVDGKLIRPSEIADLVKEEFYYHKWDAT encoded by the coding sequence ATGTCGTTGCCACCTGTTCTCTTGCAGGGAAACGAGGCGATTGCCGAGGGCGCCATCGCCGCCGGGGCGCGCTTCTTCGCAGGCTACCCCATCACACCGTCCACAGAGATCGCCGAGGTGCTCTCTCGCCGGATGCCGCAAGTGGGCGGCACGTTCTTGCAGATGGAGGACGAGATCGCTGCCATTGCCGCCATCTGCGGCGCATCGCTGGCGGGTCAGAAGGCGCTGACGGCGACGTCTGGTCCCGGCTTCAGCCTCATGCAGGAGATGATCGGCTTCGCCTCGATGGCGCAGATTCCGTGCGTGATCGTCAATGTGATGCGCGGCGGTCCGTCGACGGGACTGCCGACCGAACCGAGCCAGGGCGACATGATGCAGGCACGCTGGGGGACTCACGGCGAACACTCCGTGATCGCCCTTGTGCCGAGTGGCGTGCGCGAGTGCTACACGCTGACCGTCGAAGCGTTTGCGATGGCGGAGCAGTACAGAACGCCGGTGATCATCCTCTCGGATGCGCTCATCGGCCACATGCGCGAGGCGGTGAGGCTGCCTTCGCCCGACGAGTTGTTCGTCCCCGAGCGCCGCGAACCCTCGTGCGGTCCGGAGGAGTACGACACGCTCGTCTCGACACTCGACAACATCCTGCCACGGCCGGCGCTCGGCTCCAAGTATCGCGTCCACGTCACGGGTCTAGTGTACGACCGTCGCACCGGCGCTCCGGATACCGGCAACCCCGAGGTGGCCAACGACCTGGGGCGGTACCTGCGCGAGAAGATCTACTACCACCGCGATGCCATCGCGCGTGTTGAGGAGATCGAGATGGAGGACGCCGAGGTGGCCATCTTCGCCTACGGCTCAGTGGCCCGCTCGGCCCGCGCGGTCGTCAAGTGGGCGCGGGCTCAGGGTGTGCGCTTGGGCTTGGTGCGGCCGATCACCATGTGGCCGTTCCCGACCCGTGCGGTGAATCACATGGCCGAGCAGGTGCGTACGGTGATCGTTCCCGAGATGAATCTGCGCCAGATTGCCTGGGAGGTGCGAGCCGCGGTGGCAGGACGTGCAAAGGTGGTCGACTACGGTCGCGTCGACGGCAAGCTCATCAGACCGAGCGAGATCGCCGATCTCGTCAAAGAGGAGTTCTACTACCATAAGTGGGATGCGACATGA
- a CDS encoding 4Fe-4S binding protein, which translates to MKGNDTTRSAAGPVTLDLGLCKACGICVAICPRQVYDRDSLGRPVIARADECIQCLRCELHCPDFAIEIRRRERKRTAAAQSAPPRAARDAVPQPRHEDPPVVPSELPDAGIAGDEGAD; encoded by the coding sequence GTGAAGGGTAACGACACAACTCGTAGCGCTGCTGGTCCGGTGACGCTGGATCTCGGCCTCTGCAAGGCCTGCGGCATCTGCGTGGCCATCTGTCCGAGGCAGGTCTACGATCGCGACAGTCTCGGTCGGCCGGTGATCGCCCGCGCGGACGAGTGCATTCAGTGTCTGCGCTGCGAGCTGCACTGTCCCGATTTCGCGATCGAGATACGTCGCCGCGAACGCAAGCGCACCGCTGCGGCGCAATCGGCGCCACCACGCGCCGCGCGCGACGCCGTGCCGCAGCCCCGCCATGAGGATCCGCCGGTGGTTCCGAGCGAACTGCCCGACGCCGGTATCGCCGGCGATGAGGGGGCTGACTGA